From the Esox lucius isolate fEsoLuc1 chromosome 21, fEsoLuc1.pri, whole genome shotgun sequence genome, one window contains:
- the LOC105026591 gene encoding Golgi reassembly-stacking protein 1 isoform X1, with the protein MGITQSSIVSDGRTSGYHVHGVQVNSPAHHAGLEPFFDFILSVGNTRLNRENDLLKDLLKANVEKPVRLEVWSSKALRVRELEVVPSNMWGGQGLLGASVRFCSFQGANENVWHVLDVEPNSPAALAGLQAHEDYVVGADQVLQDVRSEDFFSLIESSEGRPLKLLVYNTQTDLCREVVVTPNGAWGGEGSLGCGIGYGYLHRIPTRPVHLSNQNCGAVPSPEDNSRMLEISAGHVTEVPLISLSSQAGHRGDQPVEDPSPPSPVQRVLDPDSSSSTFEALGPDLSKMDSFSEVSQTTSGVSMLTSDGNMSCHQHQHSLLEECSVRQVIPSSPEECSESQVIPSFPEECSVSQVIPSSPAGLLGKSVPGQEGGEMCLDHPDVGHPNPLDRLSPPSGGVPTAARDLVIPDPTNDTLTHKSQEEDVDQEPGNPVTPGNPETSTQGWRGE; encoded by the exons ATGGGTATAACTCAAAGTTCAATAGTATCCGATGGGAGAACAAGTGGATACCACGTCCATGGG GTCCAAGTGAACTCCCCGGCTCATCATGCTGGTTTGGAGCCATTCTTTGACTTCATCCTTTCGGTAGGAAACACCAGACTG AACAGAGAAAATGACCTGCTGAAGGACCTTTTGAAGGCCAACGTAGAGAAGCCGGTGCGTCTGGAGGTGTGGAGCAGCAAAGCCCTTCGGGTCAGAGAGCTGGAGGTTGTACCCAGCAACATGTGGGGGGGCCAGGGGCTCTTAGGGGCATCTGTCCGCTTCTGCAGCTTCCAGGGAGCCAATGAGAACGTCTGGCACGTCCTT GACGTGGAGCCTAATTCCCCGGCAGCCTTGGCTGGCTTGCAGGCGCATGAAGACTACGTTGTTGGAGCTGACCAGGTCTTACAAGATGTAAGA TCCGAGGACTTCTTCTCGCTGATAGAAAGCAGCGAGGGCAGGCCTCTGAAGCTACTGGTCTACAACACTCAGACTGACCTCTGCAGAGAGGTGGTGGTCACACCCAATGGGGCTTGGGGGGGAGAGGGCAG CTTAGGCTGTGGCATTGGATATGGTTACCTGCACCGCATCCCAACCCGGCCGGTTCACCTGAGCAACCAAAATTGCGGAGCTGTTCCTTCACCTGAAGACAACAGCAGAATGCTGGAGATTTCAGCTGGCCACGTCACTGAG GTGCCCTTAATATCTCTGTCTAGTCAGGCAGGACACAGGGGGGATCAGCCTGTTGAGgacccctccccaccctctccTGTCCAGAGAGTCCTGGACCCAG ATTCCTCCTCCAGTACGTTTGAGGCTCTGGGTCCTGACCTATCCAAGATGGACTCTTTCAGTGAAGTCAGCCAGACAACCAGTGGTGTCTCCATGCTGACTAGTGACGGGAACATGTCATGTCACCAACACCAGCACAGCCTCCTGG AGGAGTGTTCTGTGCGCCAGGTGATACCTTCATCTCCAGAGGAGTGTTCTGAGAGTCAGGTGATACCTTCATTTCCAGAGGAGTGTTCTGTGAGCCAGGTGATACCTTCATCTCCAGCAGGTCTACTGGGAAAATCAGTGCCAGGTCAAGAGGGGGGTGAAATGTGTCTGGATCACCCTGATGTAGGACACCCCAATCCCCTAGACCGGCTCTCACCTCCCTCTGGAGGAGTCCCAACAGCCGCAAGGGACCTGGTCATTCCTGACCCTACTAATGATACCCTGACTCACAAATCACAGGAAGAGGATGTAGATCAGGAACCTGGCAACCCAGTCACACCTGGCAACCCAGAGACCAGTACTCAGGGCTGGAGAGGAGAATGA
- the LOC105026591 gene encoding Golgi reassembly-stacking protein 1 isoform X2: MGITQSSIVSDGRTSGYHVHGVQVNSPAHHAGLEPFFDFILSVGNTRLNRENDLLKDLLKANVEKPVRLEVWSSKALRVRELEVVPSNMWGGQGLLGASVRFCSFQGANENVWHVLDVEPNSPAALAGLQAHEDYVVGADQVLQDSEDFFSLIESSEGRPLKLLVYNTQTDLCREVVVTPNGAWGGEGSLGCGIGYGYLHRIPTRPVHLSNQNCGAVPSPEDNSRMLEISAGHVTEVPLISLSSQAGHRGDQPVEDPSPPSPVQRVLDPDSSSSTFEALGPDLSKMDSFSEVSQTTSGVSMLTSDGNMSCHQHQHSLLEECSVRQVIPSSPEECSESQVIPSFPEECSVSQVIPSSPAGLLGKSVPGQEGGEMCLDHPDVGHPNPLDRLSPPSGGVPTAARDLVIPDPTNDTLTHKSQEEDVDQEPGNPVTPGNPETSTQGWRGE, from the exons ATGGGTATAACTCAAAGTTCAATAGTATCCGATGGGAGAACAAGTGGATACCACGTCCATGGG GTCCAAGTGAACTCCCCGGCTCATCATGCTGGTTTGGAGCCATTCTTTGACTTCATCCTTTCGGTAGGAAACACCAGACTG AACAGAGAAAATGACCTGCTGAAGGACCTTTTGAAGGCCAACGTAGAGAAGCCGGTGCGTCTGGAGGTGTGGAGCAGCAAAGCCCTTCGGGTCAGAGAGCTGGAGGTTGTACCCAGCAACATGTGGGGGGGCCAGGGGCTCTTAGGGGCATCTGTCCGCTTCTGCAGCTTCCAGGGAGCCAATGAGAACGTCTGGCACGTCCTT GACGTGGAGCCTAATTCCCCGGCAGCCTTGGCTGGCTTGCAGGCGCATGAAGACTACGTTGTTGGAGCTGACCAGGTCTTACAAGAT TCCGAGGACTTCTTCTCGCTGATAGAAAGCAGCGAGGGCAGGCCTCTGAAGCTACTGGTCTACAACACTCAGACTGACCTCTGCAGAGAGGTGGTGGTCACACCCAATGGGGCTTGGGGGGGAGAGGGCAG CTTAGGCTGTGGCATTGGATATGGTTACCTGCACCGCATCCCAACCCGGCCGGTTCACCTGAGCAACCAAAATTGCGGAGCTGTTCCTTCACCTGAAGACAACAGCAGAATGCTGGAGATTTCAGCTGGCCACGTCACTGAG GTGCCCTTAATATCTCTGTCTAGTCAGGCAGGACACAGGGGGGATCAGCCTGTTGAGgacccctccccaccctctccTGTCCAGAGAGTCCTGGACCCAG ATTCCTCCTCCAGTACGTTTGAGGCTCTGGGTCCTGACCTATCCAAGATGGACTCTTTCAGTGAAGTCAGCCAGACAACCAGTGGTGTCTCCATGCTGACTAGTGACGGGAACATGTCATGTCACCAACACCAGCACAGCCTCCTGG AGGAGTGTTCTGTGCGCCAGGTGATACCTTCATCTCCAGAGGAGTGTTCTGAGAGTCAGGTGATACCTTCATTTCCAGAGGAGTGTTCTGTGAGCCAGGTGATACCTTCATCTCCAGCAGGTCTACTGGGAAAATCAGTGCCAGGTCAAGAGGGGGGTGAAATGTGTCTGGATCACCCTGATGTAGGACACCCCAATCCCCTAGACCGGCTCTCACCTCCCTCTGGAGGAGTCCCAACAGCCGCAAGGGACCTGGTCATTCCTGACCCTACTAATGATACCCTGACTCACAAATCACAGGAAGAGGATGTAGATCAGGAACCTGGCAACCCAGTCACACCTGGCAACCCAGAGACCAGTACTCAGGGCTGGAGAGGAGAATGA
- the LOC105026591 gene encoding Golgi reassembly-stacking protein 1 isoform X3, which translates to MGITQSSIVSDGRTSGYHVHGVQVNSPAHHAGLEPFFDFILSVGNTRLNRENDLLKDLLKANVEKPVRLEVWSSKALRVRELEVVPSNMWGGQGLLGASVRFCSFQGANENVWHVLDVEPNSPAALAGLQAHEDYVVGADQVLQDVRSEDFFSLIESSEGRPLKLLVYNTQTDLCREVVVTPNGAWGGEGSLGCGIGYGYLHRIPTRPVHLSNQNCGAVPSPEDNSRMLEISAGHVTEAGHRGDQPVEDPSPPSPVQRVLDPDSSSSTFEALGPDLSKMDSFSEVSQTTSGVSMLTSDGNMSCHQHQHSLLEECSVRQVIPSSPEECSESQVIPSFPEECSVSQVIPSSPAGLLGKSVPGQEGGEMCLDHPDVGHPNPLDRLSPPSGGVPTAARDLVIPDPTNDTLTHKSQEEDVDQEPGNPVTPGNPETSTQGWRGE; encoded by the exons ATGGGTATAACTCAAAGTTCAATAGTATCCGATGGGAGAACAAGTGGATACCACGTCCATGGG GTCCAAGTGAACTCCCCGGCTCATCATGCTGGTTTGGAGCCATTCTTTGACTTCATCCTTTCGGTAGGAAACACCAGACTG AACAGAGAAAATGACCTGCTGAAGGACCTTTTGAAGGCCAACGTAGAGAAGCCGGTGCGTCTGGAGGTGTGGAGCAGCAAAGCCCTTCGGGTCAGAGAGCTGGAGGTTGTACCCAGCAACATGTGGGGGGGCCAGGGGCTCTTAGGGGCATCTGTCCGCTTCTGCAGCTTCCAGGGAGCCAATGAGAACGTCTGGCACGTCCTT GACGTGGAGCCTAATTCCCCGGCAGCCTTGGCTGGCTTGCAGGCGCATGAAGACTACGTTGTTGGAGCTGACCAGGTCTTACAAGATGTAAGA TCCGAGGACTTCTTCTCGCTGATAGAAAGCAGCGAGGGCAGGCCTCTGAAGCTACTGGTCTACAACACTCAGACTGACCTCTGCAGAGAGGTGGTGGTCACACCCAATGGGGCTTGGGGGGGAGAGGGCAG CTTAGGCTGTGGCATTGGATATGGTTACCTGCACCGCATCCCAACCCGGCCGGTTCACCTGAGCAACCAAAATTGCGGAGCTGTTCCTTCACCTGAAGACAACAGCAGAATGCTGGAGATTTCAGCTGGCCACGTCACTGAG GCAGGACACAGGGGGGATCAGCCTGTTGAGgacccctccccaccctctccTGTCCAGAGAGTCCTGGACCCAG ATTCCTCCTCCAGTACGTTTGAGGCTCTGGGTCCTGACCTATCCAAGATGGACTCTTTCAGTGAAGTCAGCCAGACAACCAGTGGTGTCTCCATGCTGACTAGTGACGGGAACATGTCATGTCACCAACACCAGCACAGCCTCCTGG AGGAGTGTTCTGTGCGCCAGGTGATACCTTCATCTCCAGAGGAGTGTTCTGAGAGTCAGGTGATACCTTCATTTCCAGAGGAGTGTTCTGTGAGCCAGGTGATACCTTCATCTCCAGCAGGTCTACTGGGAAAATCAGTGCCAGGTCAAGAGGGGGGTGAAATGTGTCTGGATCACCCTGATGTAGGACACCCCAATCCCCTAGACCGGCTCTCACCTCCCTCTGGAGGAGTCCCAACAGCCGCAAGGGACCTGGTCATTCCTGACCCTACTAATGATACCCTGACTCACAAATCACAGGAAGAGGATGTAGATCAGGAACCTGGCAACCCAGTCACACCTGGCAACCCAGAGACCAGTACTCAGGGCTGGAGAGGAGAATGA
- the csrnp1b gene encoding cysteine/serine-rich nuclear protein 1b, which produces MLASGIMSGLLKRKFEEVYKDDPCYSSSSLSSSAYSGWDSEGESCYSDSLDSTPSNPGSPDTQCHTTSILKNGKRVRCGRGNVTFDMVTVFLFPRCQGFSSVPSRGGCSLGMVQKHSSLRRYTLTEYAVAQRTLRKEKLLTRLREEKLEALKQKLTKGGTVMSEEADRLTLEDIPEVQVDISGCNLDSSSFLQPYPSRRRHALLKAAGVKKIDKEEKRELHELRVSREDCGCDCQGFCEPETCACSLAGIKCQMDHSTFPCGCTKDGCGNTEGRIEFNSSRVQTHYIHTIMKLELEKRLEETSGPGYAPSGSTHNSLADLPSITDGPSFHFSSGLAAVGENSCGSDMTDSSSSSRGSDDSQEGVGLERDSQEGGSLLDVDENGLRRILRFSEVDNDNYNINNHVVNDNRCFPNQTLQQPSSTSVLGFSTDDFPDENDNGEPSSTSVLGFSTADFPDENDNVESALLQERKDLHTTPVSELLDYSANEANGLFHHHEANPPSPFVERPNTPSPSTDRTAASYMDLSLSSESDLEFFDGFPCLGPSSLYSSLKDYEHMDNFFQFQLPSYPSSHSLASDPGTCLLESLIGLSESIPEPPATFTDNQLLEEAVRG; this is translated from the exons ATGCTAGCTAGCGGCATCATGAGTGGACTTCTGAAGAGGAAGTTTGAGGAGGTGTACAAGGACGACCCGTgttactcctcctcctccctgtcctcctcagcCTACTCCGGCTGGGACTCGGAGGGGGAGAGCTGTTACTCGGACTCCTTGGACTCGACGCCCAGCAACCCTGGTTCTCCAGACACACAGTGCCACA CCACCTCAATCCTGAAGAATGGCAAGCGTGTGCGGTGTGGGAGGGGCAACGTGACCTTTGACATGGTGACGGTGTTCCTCTTTCCGCGGTGCCAGGGCTTCAGCAGCGTGCCCAGCAGAGGAGGCTGTTCCCTGGGCATGGTGCAGAAGCACAGCTCTCTACGCAGATACACCCTGACAGAGTATGCTGTGGCGCAACGCACCCTCCGCAAAGAAAAACTACTCACCCGCCTCCGTGAGGAAAAACTGGAAGCCTTGAAGCAGAAG CTAACCAAGGGAGGTACAGTGATGTCAGAGGAGGCTGACCGCCTCACCCTGGAGGACATACCAGAGGTCCAGGTGGACATCAGTGGCTGTAACCTGGACAGCAGCTCCTTCCTCCAGCCCTACCCCTCCAGACGGAGACACGCCCTTCTGAAAGCTGCAGGGGTGAAGAAGATTGataaggaggagaagagggagctCCATGAACTCAGGGTGTCCCGAGAGGACTGTGGCTGTGACTGCCAGGGGTTCTGTGAGCCTGAGACCTGTGCCTGCAGCCTGGCTGGAATCAAGTGTCAG ATGGACCACTCCACGTTTCCCTGCGGCTGCACCAAGGATGGCTGTGGCAACACTGAGGGTCGTATAGAGTTCAACTCCAGCCGAGTTCAGACTCACTATATTCACACCATCATGAAGCTGGAACTAGAGAAGAGGCTGGAAGAGACGTCTGGCCCAGGCTACGCCCCCTCAGGCTCCACCCACAACTCCCTGGCTGACCTGCCCTCCATCACCGATGGCCCGTCCTTCCACTTCAGCTCGGGGCTGGCGGCGGTTGGGGAGAACAGCTGTGGTAGTGATATGACtgactcctcttcctcctcccggGGGAGTGATGACTCCCAGGAGGGGGTGGGGTTAGAGAGGGACTCCCAGGAGGGTGGCTCCCTGCTGGACGTGGACGAGAATGGACTGAGGCGTATCCTTCGCTTCAGCGAGGTCGACAACGACAACTACAACATAAACAACCACGTTGTCAACGACAACCGCTGCTTCCCCAACCAAACGCTACAGCAGCCGTCGTCCACGTCTGTGTTGGGGTTTAGCACGGATGACTTCCCGGATGAGAATGACAATGGGGAGCCGTCGTCCACGTCTGTGTTGGGGTTTAGCACGGCTGACTTCCCGGATGAGAATGACAATGTGGAGTCAGCGCTGTTGCAGGAACGGAAAGACCTCCACACCACGCCTGTGTCAGAACTATTAGACTACAGTGCTAACGAAGCCAACGGTCTGTTCCATCACCATGAAGCTAACCCCCCTTCCCCCTTTGTAGAACGTCCcaacaccccctccccctccactgaCCGCACCGCCGCCAGTTACATGGACCTCAGCCTGTCATCGGAGTCAGACCTGGAGTTCTTCGATGGCTTTCCGTGTCTGGGGCCCTCGTCTCTCTACAGCTCCCTAAAAGACTACGAACACATGGACAACTTCTTCCAGTTTCAGTTGCCTAGTTACCCCAGCAGCCACTCCCTAGCCAGCGACCCCGGGACCTGTCTCCTAGAGTCTCTGATTGGTCTGTCCGAATCTATCCCAGAACCTCCCGCAACGTTCACAGACAATCAGCTGTTGGAGGAAGCCGTCAGGGGTTAG